One region of Etheostoma spectabile isolate EspeVRDwgs_2016 chromosome 21, UIUC_Espe_1.0, whole genome shotgun sequence genomic DNA includes:
- the bub3 gene encoding mitotic checkpoint protein BUB3 gives MMTGSNEYKLNQGPEDGISAVKFSPSTAQFLLVSSWDCTVRLFDVAGNTMRMKYQHAAPVFDCAFYDPTHVWSGGLDAQLKTHDLNTDQDTIVGAHDAAIRCVEYCPEVNVMVTGSWDRSVRLWDPRTPCNAGTFTQPEKVYTLSVAGDRLIVGTAGRRVLVWDLRNMGYVQQRRESSLKYQTRCIRAFPNKQGYVLSSIEGRVAVEYLDPSQEVQKKKYAFKCHRLKEEGIEFVYPVNAISFHSIHNTFATGGSDGFVNIWDPFNKKRLCQFHRYPTSIASLAFNNDGTMLAIASSYMHEKGDISHAEDAIFIRQVTDAETKPKST, from the exons ATG ATGACAGGCTCAAACGAGTACAAGCTAAACCAGGGACCAGAGGACGGCATTTCTGCTGTCAAGTTCAGCCCCAGCACAGCCCAGTTCCTGCTGGTTTCTTCCTGGGACTGCACTGTTCGTCTCTTTGATGTTGCAGGCAACACTATGCGGATGAAATACCAGCATGCAGCTCCAGTTTTTGACTGTGCTTTTTAT GACCCAACACATGTTTGGAGTGGAGGTTTAGATGCACAATTAAAAACTCACGATTTGAACACAGACCAAG ATACAATAGTTGGAGCACATGATGCCGCCATTCGTTGTGTGGAATACTGCCCAGAGGTTAATGTCATGGTAACGGGTAGCTGGGACAGATCAGTTCGGCTCTGGGACCCAAGGACGCCCTGCAATGCTGGCACATTTACCCAGCCTGAAAAG GTGTATACCCTCTCTGTGGCTGGAGATAGGCTGATCGTTGGCACAGCTGGAAGACGAGTCCTGGTGTGGGATTTAAGGAACATGGGCTACGTACAGCAAAGGAGAGAGTCCAGTCTCAAGTATCAGACGCGCTGCATTAGAGCCTTCCCCAACAAACAG GGCTACGTCTTGAGTTCAATCGAGGGACGTGTAGCTGTGGAGTACCTGGACCCGAGCCAGGAGGTTCAGAAGAAGAAGTATGCCTTCAAATGCCACAGGCTGAAAGAGGAAGGAATTGAGTTTGTTTACCCCGTCAATGCCATCTCGTTTCACAGTATTCATAACACCTTTGCCACAG GTGGCTCAGACGGCTTTGTAAACATCTGGGACCCGTTCAACAAGAAGCGTCTGTGTCAGTTCCACAGGTACCCGACCAGCATCGCCTCACTGGCGTTCAATAACGATGGCACCATGCTTGCAATTGCCTCCTCATACATGCATGAGAAGGGAGACATCAGCCACGCCGAAGATGCCATCTTCATCCGCCAAGTCACGGATGCTGAGACGAAACCCAA GTCAACGTAA
- the hmx3b gene encoding homeobox protein HMX3-B: protein MADSDAQETRQPAKDSPFSIKNLLNIEDKPTKPKSFLGSSKAVFEGSFFSRFGDLSFPRFELPTQRIGLSAQYLERASTWWYPYSLGTHLRTGGCEKASLREASPAPDRRSPDLPKSDQDAREESADDEVALEESDSEEPKKEKDQEDDWRRKADELDSESKPCRKKKTRTVFSRSQVFQLESTFDIKRYLSSSERAGLAASLHLTETQVKIWFQNRRNKWKRQLAAELEAANLSHAAAQRIVRVPILYHENGAPETTVANSPGSQSLLAFPHNMYYSHPVPLLRPV from the exons ATGGCAGACTCTGATGCGCAAGAGACTCGCCAACCTGCAAAAGACTCTCCCTTCTCCATAAAGAACCTGCTAAACATCGAAGACAAACCCACAAAGCCCAAAAGCTTCCTTGGCTCATCCAAAGCAGTGTTTGAAGGCAGCTTCTTCTCTCGGTTTGGTGACTTGTCTTTCCCTCGATTTGAGTTGCCCACACAGAGAATTGGACTATCAGCGCAGTATTTGGAGAGAGCGTCCACCTGGTGGTACCCATACTCGCTCGGGACTCATCTGAGGACAGGAG GGTGTGAGAAGGCCAGCCTGAGGGAAGCATCCCCGGCACCGGACAGGCGCTCACCGGATCTCCCAAAAAGTGACCAAGATGCCAGAGAGGAAAGCGCCGATGACGAGGTCGCGCTGGAGGAAAGCGACTCGGAAGagccaaagaaagaaaaagaccagGAGGACGACTGGAGGAGGAAAGCGGACGAGCTGGACTCCGAGAGCAAGCCCTGTCGGAAGAAGAAGACACGCACCGTGTTTTCCAGGAGTCAGGTCTTCCAGCTCGAGTCCACCTTCGACATAAAGCGCTACCTAAGCAGCTCGGAGAGGGCCGGCCTGGCCGCGTCCCTGCACCTGACGGAGACGCAGGTCAAAATCTGGTTTCAGAACCGGAGGAATAAGTGGAAAAGGCAGCTGGCCGCGGAGCTGGAGGCGGCCAACCTGAGCCATGCGGCGGCGCAGAGGATTGTGCGGGTTCCCATACTTTACCACGAGAACGGAGCCCCAGAAACGACCGTTGCAAACTCACCGGGCAGCCAGTCCCTCCTGGCTTTCCCCCATAACATGTACTATTCCCACCCGGTCCCACTGCTGAGGCCTGTGTAA